The Medicago truncatula cultivar Jemalong A17 chromosome 4, MtrunA17r5.0-ANR, whole genome shotgun sequence genome includes a region encoding these proteins:
- the LOC112421289 gene encoding glycine-rich protein 2 — protein MSGSKLTGKVKWFNDQKGFGFITPDDGSEELFVHQSQIQTDGFRSLAEGESVEYQIESDNDGRSKAVSVTGPDGASVQGSRRGGGGGGGYERGGGGYGGGGGGYGGGGGGYGGRGGGGYGGGGGGYGGGGGGYGGGGRGGGRGGGGGGCYNCGESGHMARECTSGGGGGGGRYGGGGGGGGGGGGGGSCYSCGESGHFARDCPTGSAR, from the coding sequence atGAGTGGGTCAAAATTAACTGGGAAGGTGAAATGGTTCAATGATCAGAAGGGGTTTGGATTCATCACCCCTGATGATGGTAGTGAGGAGTTGTTTGTTCACCAATCTCAGATCCAGACTGATGGATTCCGTTCTCTTGCTGAAGGTGAATCTGTTGAGTATCAGATTGAGTCTGATAACGATGGAAGATCCAAGGCTGTTAGTGTGACTGGTCCTGATGGTGCTTCTGTTCAGGGATCGAGACGCGGTGGTGGCGGCGGTGGTGGTTATGAGCGTGGTGGAGGTGGTTATGGTGGAGGCGGTGGTGGTTatggtggtggaggtggtggtTATGGTGGAAGAGGAGGTGGTGGctatggtggtggtggaggtggatatggtggaggaggtggtggttaTGGTGGTGGTGGAAGAGGTGGAGGCCGTGGAGGAGGCGGTGGTGGATGTTACAACTGTGGTGAGTCTGGCCACATGGCGAGGGAGTGTACCAGcggtggaggtggtggtggtggaaggtatggtggtggtggtggtggtggaggcgGTGGCGGTGGCGGTGGAAGCTGCTACAGCTGTGGTGAATCTGGTCACTTTGCAAGAGATTGTCCAACAGGCAGCGCTCGTTAG
- the LOC25492792 gene encoding V-type proton ATPase subunit E2: MKDADVSKQIQQMIRFIRQEAEEKANEISVAAEEEFNIEKLQLLEAEKRKIRQEYERKAKQIDVRRKIEYSMQLNASRIKVLQAQDEVVNSMKDDAKKALLHISNDEQVYKKLIKEIIVQGLLRLREPSVLLRCREGDSKLVESLLEDVKKEYSEKANVQPPKIALDDRVYLPPQPKDGNVDTHEPFCSGGVVLASEDGKIVLENTLDARLDVIFRQKLPEIRKRLLA; this comes from the exons atgaaggaTGCAGATGTCTCAAAGCAAATTCAGCAGATGATTAGGTTCATCCGCCAAGAAGCTGAGGAGAAAGCTAATGAAATATCTGTTGCCGCAGAGGAA GAATTCAATATTGAGAAGCTACAATTACTTGAAGCTGAAAAAAGGAAGATCAGACAAGAGTACGAGCGAAAAGCCAAACAGATTGATGTTCGTCGAAAAAT TGAATACTCGATGCAGCTGAATGCATCTCGTATAAAGGTACTCCAAGCACAGGATGAGGTGGTGAATTCTATGAAAGATGATGCTAAAAAGGCACTTTTACACATCTCAAATGATGAACAAGTATACAAGAAACTCATCAAAGAAATAATTGTTCAG GGTTTACTACGCCTGAGGGAACCATCTGTGCTACTACGATGTAGAGAGGGTGATAGTAAGCTTGTTGAGTCGTTGCTAGAGGATGTCAAAAAAGAATACTCAGAGAAAGCAAACGTGCAACCCCCTAAGATTGCCCTTGATGATCGTGTTTATCTCCCACCTCAACCAAAAGATGGCAATGTGGATACGCATGAACCTTTTTG TTCTGGAGGAGTAGTATTGGCCTCAGAGGATGGAAAGATAGTGTTGGAAAATACTCTTGACGCGCGACTTGATGTCATTTTTCGACAAAAGTTGCCCGAG ATACGAAAGCGTTTGTTAGCGTAA
- the LOC25492793 gene encoding probable E3 ubiquitin-protein ligase ATL45, which yields MANWGCFFREYGKMDNSFVETVQIQQLYERREFFESLAQNNIALSMRENRNNAWSMRERGHYIVDLQQINMSFGTIAEIARCAIRALPPVKSFDGDKNTDCPICVDEFTKGEMIQSFGVCGHEFHTACLNSWLLGGKTTCPVCRHDLLSNY from the exons ATGGCAAATTGGGGTTGT TTCTTTAGAGAATATGGAAAAATGGATAATAGTTTTGTTGAGACGGTCCAAATACAACAGTTATATGAAAGGAGAGAATTTTTTGAATCTCTtgcacaaaataatattgcatTGTCTATGAGGGAAAATAGAAATAATGCATGGTCTATGAGGGAAAGGGGACATTACATAGTTGATTTACAGCAGATCAATATGTCTTTCGGCACGATTGCAGAGATTGCTAGGTGTGCAATAAGAGCATTGCCGCCGGTTAAAAGCTTTGATGGTGACAAAAACACTGATTGTCCTATTTGCGTGGATGAATTCACAAAAGGCGAGATGATTCAATCTTTTGGAGTGTGTGGCCATGAATTTCATACTGCGTGTCTCAACTCGTGGTTACTTGGAGGAAAAACTACTTGTCCAGTTTGTCGCCATGATTTGTTGTCTAACTATTAG
- the LOC25492795 gene encoding uncharacterized protein, with protein MSSIVKEILARPIQMADQVSKSADEAQNFKQECLELKTKTEKLAGLLRQAARNSNDLYERPTRRIIDDTEQVLDKALGLVMKCRVNGIKRLFTIIPTTAFRKTSMQLENSLGDIQWLLRVSASAEERDDEYLGLPPIAANEPILCLIWEQVAILLSGCSIDERSDAAASLVSLARDNDRYGKLIIEEGGVPPLLKLLKEGRLDGQENAARAIGLLGRDPESVEHIVNCGVCSVFAKVLKDGHMKVQIVVAWAISELAAHHPKCQDHFAQNNAIRLLVSHLAFETIQEHSKYSITNKQNMSSLHSLVMASNTNTNVPNRSDNSKGAHEDYKLVAHPGTNQTSNQMHNVISNTIAIKGNNSKDSKEDNANDVEKHNININSHSHNNHNVSIAGTSIKGREFEDPETKAQMKAMAARALWQLCRRNVTICHTITESRALLCFAVLLEKGTDDVQHYSAMALMEITSVAAEHAELRRSAFKPTAPAAKAVVEQFLKVVEKGDSEDLLIPCVKAIGNLARTFRATETRFIAPLVKLLDETEPVISTEASKALIKFAETDNYLHETHCNAIIEAGGAKHLIQLVYFGEQMVQIPSLLLLCFVALHVPKNETLGQEEVLIVLEWCTKQTHIMAEKKIEAILPEAKSRLELYQSRGTRGFH; from the coding sequence ATGTCGAGCATCGTGAAGGAGATCCTGGCTCGGCCGATACAAATGGCTGACCAGGTATCTAAATCAGCGGACGAGGCACAAAATTTCAAACAAGAATGTCTAGAATTAAAAACCAAAACAGAAAAACTCGCAGGCCTTCTTCGACAAGCTGCAAGGAATAGCAATGACCTATATGAACGTCCCACAAGACGAATCATCGATGACACAGAACAAGTCCTCGACAAAGCCCTTGGATTAGTCATGAAATGTCGTGTAAACGGCATAAAACGTCTCTTCACCATCATTCCCACCACCGCCTTTCGCAAAACCTCAATGCAGTTAGAAAATTCCCTTGGAGATATTCAATGGTTGTTAAGAGTCTCGGCTTCTGCAGAAGAACGCGATGATGAATATCTTGGTCTTCCTCCTATAGCAGCTAATGAACCAATTCTCTGTCTCATTTGGGAACAAGTTGCAATTTTGCTTTCTGGTTGTTCAATAGATGAACGTTCTGATGCTGCAGCTTCATTGGTTTCATTGGCACGTGACAATGATCGTTACGGAAAACTAATTATAGAAGAAGGTGGTGTTCCACCTCTTCTTAAACTTCTTAAAGAAGGAAGACTTGATGGACAAGAAAACGCTGCAAGAGCAATTGGATTACTTGGTAGAGATCCAGAAAGTGTTGAACATATTGTGAATTGTGGTGTTTGTTCGGTTTTTGCGAAAGTACTCAAAGATGGTCACATGAAGGTTCAAATAGTTGTTGCTTGGGCTATTTCAGAACTTGCAGCACATCATCCAAAATGTCAAGATCATTTTGCTCAGAATAATGCTATTCGTTTGCTTGTTAGTCATCTTGCTTTTGAAACCATTCAAGAACATAGTAAGTATTCTATTACCAACAAACAAAACATGTCCTCCTTACATTCTCTTGTTATGGCTAGCAACACCAACACCAATGTCCCTAACAGAAGCGATAATAGCAAAGGTGCTCATGAAGATTATAAGCTTGTTGCTCACCCAGGTACTAATCAAACATCTAACCAAATGCATAATGTCATCTCTAACACAATAGCCATAAAGGGAAATAATAGTAAGGATTCTAAAGAAGATAATGCCAACGATGTTGAAAAgcacaacatcaacatcaacagcCACAGCCACAATAACCACAATGTATCTATAGCGGGGACGAGTATCAAAGGGAGAGAATTTGAAGATCCTGAAACAAAGGCACAAATGAAAGCAATGGCAGCTAGAGCTTTATGGCAATTGTGTAGAAGAAATGTTACTATTTGTCATACAATTACAGAATCAAGAGCTCTTTTGTGTTTTGCGGTTTTGTTGgaaaagggtactgatgatgtGCAACATTATTCAGCAATGGCTTTGATGGAAATAACATCTGTGGCAGCAGAACATGCAGAATTGAGACGTTCTGCTTTCAAACCAACTGCCCCTGCTGCAAAAGCTGTGGTGGAACAGTTTCTCAAAGTTGTTGAAAAAGGTGACTCCGAGGATTTGCTCATACCTTGTGTTAAAGCTATTGGTAACTTAGCAAGGACTTTTAGAGCAACTGAAACAAGATTCATTGCGCCATTGGTGAAGTTGCTCGATGAAACAGAACCGGTGATTTCTACGGAAGCATCAAAAGCTCTCATCAAATTTGCTGAGACTGATAACTATCTACATGAGACTCATTGCAATGCTATTATAGAAGCAGGTGGTGCTAAGCATCTCATTCAACTAGTTTACTTTGGGGAACAAATGGTGCAAATTCCTTCGTTGCTTCTTTTGTGTTTCGTTGCGCTACATGTTCCTAAAAATGAGACTCTTGGACAAGAGGAGGTGTTAATAGTACTTGAGTGGTGCACAAAGCAAACACATATAAtggcagaaaaaaaaattgaagcaatTTTACCAGAAGCCAAAAGTAGGTTGGAACTTTATCAATCAAGAGGTACCAGAGGATTCCATTGA